atggcgttgtacggtcacgagcattaatatgtatacattatatttataatttattttctgacaagtttaaaatattatctggtattttattgtaaaaacgtatacataaccccaaaaaagatgaatttaatttacttaatctataattttgaatagcaattttatgtttatttcttgtattgtaagtatgcctttcatagtttctcggaaggagagatacatttttacgtacatacataatgttttcatatatatattgacttgcgaccgtcactatatttatttctttaaacagctccctcaaagagtcccgacaacgcagcttataaatagcgcgaactgctcttttttgaatgatgaaaatagtttctacatcagcggctcgaccccacagcaaaattccgaaagacattatgctgtggaagtagctgaagtagacaagtctagcagtgggtacatctgtgagttgtcggatccttctgacggcatatgctgctgaacttagcttgcccgctagtgatacatgtaataacaaggatcatcatttataaaaaaaaacaaagataaaagatgaggtcttttatccatgaaattagaaggttacataggcaactctgtacagcgccatctatgttatttttggggaaagtagcctggaaagtgcaTCATTAGAATAAGAGCGTGTTCTACTTTTACCCACCTAAGGGTTTAATGCCTTGATCTAAAGACGCGGTGCTGGGAGCTTTCTGGGTGACGGTTTTTTAATGGAAGcattgaccacaatctcacctgattgtaagtgacgatgtggccaAAAATTAGATACTATATTGCCTTGAAGAGAACTATATGCACCCGTACATAGAAATCCAAGCGCGAAGAAATTGCCTATTCGCTTTTCCGTTTATATTCACCTGTACACCGGTTTTCTACCCAAAAAATGCTCCCAGACCACCTCTACTTATCGTGAGCTTCATTCAGCTAGCAAGCAAGACCGCCACCCTCATTACGCTCCAGCTCTTTCCTTACAtaatcggcttgcttctcattcAGTCCTAGTTTCCCCACTTCTTCCTCAAACTGGGTTTTGCCCCCCACTCCCACCAGGTAGCCGTTCAACCTCGCGGCCAGGTGTGACGTCTGAAGCTTGGCTGAGTCCAAATTCAAACTGCGGCAAAGGTCCTTGTGTCCTTGCAATCTGTACTTCTGGTGGTAACTGTGAACAACGATAATGTACATAAGTATACATTTAATATCCTCGATATAAATTTTAaaccttaaaatattttaagatttaCTATCAATGAGCGACGAGTTCATTATATCCatcgattttattattatttctgagaaaataaattattgttgtttctaatcttacacatacatacacaaatcatctcacgcttatttcccaccggggtaagcagagactatggaattccatttgcttcgaatcTGAcgtacttctcttgtttcctccacattcatcaatcgtttcatacacgcacgtcggttcagagtagatcgtactgaaccttttctaaggacatttacAATTTGGCCAATGTACGGTCCTtccaggtcttcctctgccagctctaccactaaccttcgctttatatactcctttcgtaattctattatccttcatccgctcaatgtgtaccaacttaacattaccttctcaatcttagtcactatatcgtcttttacaccacatctataTGTTTATATGGATGGTTTAATACTTATTACTATTAAAACAATACAACCcaacttttaatattttataatttcataagTACAAACAATGGCAGACTGTCTCCATTGGGATTCCGGGCGAGAGCGGTgtatattgaagaataaaagttattgttttcttgcaaaaaatattttgttttaattaatctcACTATAAGAAACAAGTACCTAACtttcatcgttttcagacatcctaactttacatttttttatgaagtaGACGAGATCCCAAATATTTCGGGATCTcacgggattgatatttccaatcctgcgggatctcgaatttgcgatttcgagtcgggattgcattccctactatTACGACTATTCGTATTTATTGCTTAACTCTACATTAATCCTAAACAATATATATTAACAtacacgaggagctcggtggcgcagcggtaaacgcgctcggtgtgcgattgttaaagttaagcaactttcgcaaaggccggtcataggatgggtgaccacaaaaaaaaagttttcatctcgagctcctccgtgcttcggaaggcacgttaagccgttggtcccggctgcattagcagtcgttaataaccatcaatccgcactgggcccgcgtgatggtttaagacccgacctccctatccatccatagggaaggcccgtgccccagcagtggggacgttaatgggctgatgatgatgatatattaaCAAAGAAAGGAAACTGCCAACAATAGTGTAATCAGTTACAATAAACTGGACACGTTAAGAATAACTTGTCGACCATTTAGACTAGACAATCGTGTCAGGGCCTTCTCCTTTTAGATCTACTTTGTCCTTAAGGTCAATCATATTCTAGATCTCAGTCGCCTCGATTCGACGAGCCGATTGATGGGTTGTTTGTTTCTATGTGTACCTAAAATggaatgaaaatattaaaaaatgaattgTCTGACAGGAATTATCCCccaaagtgttcgttacggtgtcactaatactctGTATGTAATGTTCCAGTATGTTCGAGTGGACACCTTCCCTTACTGTATAACATGTCTGGTATAATTACGGCAGATCAGCAGCAAAGTCATTTCAGCTCCGTAGAATTATATTTTGCCCACATAATATAGAGTTCTATCTCAGATATTTAATATTGTCACCTAAAATAATATTGTGAcctaaaattgtataattactTATGACTATTTTGTGGCATTTTGATCttatattcttttaaatttttattatgttaagttcatttattttttgattgcttgttaaacttattttttaccattctatttcagtatttcgaacacaattcttttaattgttatgcaaataataaatactcaTACTCTTTGATGCCACCACCTTCGCGCCACAAACAAAATTTATGCAGTTGTGATGCTACCTCACCTAGTGTCTTGTTGGTTGTGCAACCAACCAAAAGGCATGCGTGGGTCCAAAGCCAACAAAGCGTCTACGCCTCTAGGCCCCcaagacaatttaatctttaaatgtggtgtgacaccaaccggcgattatccctgtatgcactatgggagtgcacccaaagacgaTCCCCGGTTCCTGAAAAACTTTTGCAGATTGTGGGAACTAAgagaactgggctattgggttgggggttagtggaccgggatactgaggctatgggggactatggcggctgctcgaccaatgttaataacaaagatacaatgagcaggcggtgactcgccactcactgggtgggccacctatctagctgatgcgactggacggcaaggcagcaacatggttgtgagtagctattattattattttggtttgatttgtttttttctaataGTTTTTAATCTaagtgttctttttttatattagtttcCGTGTGGTTTCGGTCGTGTTAAATGTAATGGATCTGTCTGTCtttgtctgtggtgtccgaaaataataaatatttctttctttatgtCTTTCTTTCatagctcgatggcgcagcggtaaacgcgctcggtctgtgattgttgaagttaagcaactttcgcataggccgatcataggacgggtgaccacaaaaaataaagttttcatctcgaactcctccgtgcttcggaaggcacgttaagccgttggttccggctgcattagcagtcgttaataaccatcaatccgcactgggcccgcgtgatggtttaaggcccgatctccctacccatccatagggaaggcccgtgccccggcagtggggacgttaatgggctgatgatgatgatgatgtctttcTTTCATTCTAGTTCGATGAAACTTACTCCTCAGCGGGGTAGAAGGGTCCGGCGGGAGCGATCTCAGTCCTCAGCTGTCCGTCGCACTGCTCCTGCATCTGTTTATACGAAGCCTCCGCCACTGCACGCTGCTCATCGTCATGGTACAGGATCATTGACTGGTActgcaatttaaaaaaaacccgtTGAATACAAtaagctaatttccaactagtcaaatcagctatttttactaaacgtcagaacacgaaatttcttaaaaacgtgataaaatgtcggacttattaggtattacgtttttctggtttaatattcataaataagttaaatagaaaatgaaaatgttttttgtcaccctttagatctgtctttatttagtaatcagaatttcataatttgtctttgacctaagaaactacccaattatctaTGTAGCTATTGTTTGTTTAAAAAGTGTAAGAGcaaacaaataattgaatgactTGCCGCCATAGACCATTGATCGATCACATTCATGTGTCGAAGTAGTATAAATTTATTGTCTTTtccattttatataatataagtatttgtttcttttgttgCCTTACCATGTCATAGTTATTCCTGCTTATTATGACGCAATAGTCTTGATGCGTAATTATAGATACttagattaattatttaataactatttcTTCTCgtaaagataaaattatattcttatAATACGTTTACCTAGAAAATGCTTGTTCATTCTGCACTTGCAACTTTTAGGCGTTTTATCGCGTGACCGTCTTAtcggaattatttttattttatttacagtcaTTGGATAATGAAGTAGAAGCATAATTATGATTACGaaagctgtacggtcacgagcattaatatgtatacactttggtaccatgtcacattaacttttttgacaaattgaactgtaagtctcactaaatgtcaaatatgttaatgcgacagagtcctaaagtgggtacattatattgctcatgactgtacgtatataaggcgaaggttggtaggcctggcagaggaaaacctcTAGAAAGACGCACTTAGATCAATTTgaagatgttcttagaaaatgttaaatacgatttactctgaaccggcgtgcgtgtgcaagcaacctgtgacgtcatagaaaaacgtgacaaagataagtaaaatagaaaaatgaaaacgaTTTTTGtgacctttagatctgtctttatttaacaatcagaatttcataatttatctttgacctaggaaactacccaattgtgtaATGTATACTTGAGTCCTTTATGGTAAGTATGTGGATTATTttggtttttaataaataaataccagcTAAACGCGTTATACttagtacgatcacgagcattaatatgtatacactttggtaccatgtcacattaacttttttgacaaattgaactgtaagtctcactaaatatcaaatatgttagtgcgacagagtcctaaagtgggtacattacgtatattgctcatgactgtatgtattaACTTGGGACCCACTGTAAAAACATACCCGTGATAATTTTTGTCCCGTTGAAAGGAAATTTACGGAACATGTTCTTTGGCTTTTAACTATAGACCATCTATCGACAGACacgacaaaattaaaaaagtacaaaCTGCGTCAACAACATAAACAAACGatatatctaaaaataacattcaAAGCACGTGCGTAGAACATTTGGcacgtttttatttatatttttagagtGCCTTTTAAATATAACGtaacaataaaaagtaaatttgaAAAAATTGAAAGTGAAAAACTATATTTTCCTTCTCTAATGTATAATGGCTGATTAACTATTAGGCACACTAAGTCACGTGTGGGCACGAAACTAGAAGAGGGCGCGCGGTAGTAATTAAACAAATTTTTATGAGAAAAAGATATGTAAGTATCTGTTTTATTAAAGATAATAAAGATCATAAGTACTTTAGAGCTTTTTAGGGGCATGAGCGGAAATTTTATACGCAAATCAGTAGctgaataggtatttaataatgacgaccctttttattacacccaggcacaattacgtgTTCCAcactttattattctgatcaaaataaagagaagcaatacaagAAGCAACGTACGTAAGAGaagtatacataatgtgatccaaatcttaagcaacaattattttcatatatgcttctgccataacatttgtgttttggaataattatgtacccgagtaatgaggaaataggtaattaacacgtgcaaactgaacaacgccatctacattgtttttggtgaacgtagcctagaaagtccctcatcatGGTCATGGGACGTGTCACATGAGTCATAAAGCCTCATAAAAaatctacagtcatgagcaatataatgtacccactttaggactctgtcgcactaacatatttgacatttagtgagacttacagttcaatttgtcaaaaaagttaatgtgacatggtaccaaagtgtatacataatacatattaatgatcgtgaccgtacatcacgCTCTcgaaataaacaaaagaaagatTATCTTTTATTgcactataaaaatatttttgttattacccAACCACTTTGGGACAAAGTCATCAGTAAGATAAACATATTTTAGTGTACATTAAAACTGTCCTTCAGATACGAAAGGCAGTGAAAGTGCCCTTCAAGCTTTATACAATTCATAATAAACGCAAAGTAAATACACAAGCATTTGGCTATTCCCGatttaaaaatacagaagtttcTTAAGAACTCTCTCTTCAAGATAAGATTAGGAATTTTCTAAGAAACCGCGTTTAGACTAACGAGTTTCGACTGCATCGTCCCTTTTCATTAAGTTGTCATAAAGCATGATTGTGGAATTAATATGCAAACCTAAGTATTTTGACagactttaataaaaatatagtagtagtatgtatttttttgaatttggtaTTCATATCATTCAtaatatacagtcatgagcaatatgtacccactttaggactctgtcgcactaacatatttgacattttatgagacttacagaataatttgtcaaaaaaattaatgtgacatggtaccaaagtatatacatattagtgctcgtgactgtacataaacttacgcccctAATCCtcactaatggggtgggtagagccacaagtattcaAAGACAACTTCTAGCCACTGTTGAACTTGCATATGATAAAAGTCATGGTgacaagtgatcagcctatcgccccaACAGGACCTaacgcatagaataaggaataatactacgtatagaacggcttcGATTTCGATTTAAAG
This sequence is a window from Pectinophora gossypiella chromosome 14, ilPecGoss1.1, whole genome shotgun sequence. Protein-coding genes within it:
- the LOC126372554 gene encoding peptide methionine sulfoxide reductase codes for the protein MLRLIRKFCTMKPPVNAALLHDVDIPTKKATFGMGCFWSNDSLFGATPGVVRTRVGYSGGTTKSPHYRSIGDHTEVIEVDFDPKAVSYEDLLDMFWANHEYGLTTKLKRQYQSMILYHDDEQRAVAEASYKQMQEQCDGQLRTEIAPAGPFYPAEDYHQKYRLQGHKDLCRSLNLDSAKLQTSHLAARLNGYLVGVGGKTQFEEEVGKLGLNEKQADYVRKELERNEGGGLAC